The sequence GTCGGCATTTGCGGCGAGCATGGAGGGGAGCCCAATTCCATCGATTTTTGCCACCGGCTGGGGCTCGATTACGTGAGCTGCTCACCCTACAGGGTCACCATCGCGAAACTTGCCGCGGCCAGGGCAGCGATCCAGCACAAGAAGAAGGCGAAATAGGACCTTGTTCCCAAGGAGGCGGCCATGAGGGTCGGCAACAAAGTGCTCCTCCATATATGCTGCGCCCCGTGCAGCATATATGTGCTCCGGGAGCTGAGGGCGGAAGGCCGGGAGGTCTCCGGCTACTTCTTCAACCCCAACATCCATCCCTATACGGAATTTCTGAAGCGCCTTGTCACTCTTGAGAATTACGCGAAAATATGCCTCCTCCCCTTGACGGTCGATCGGGAGTACGATCTCGAAGGTTTTTTAACAGGGGCCCTGCCGCTCGGAAAGGACCGCTGCCTCTTCTGCTACAGGATGAGGCTGGCCCGGGTCTTCATGAAGGCCTCCGAGGCAGGCATGGATGCGGTATCCACCACGCTCCTCTACAGTAAGCACCAGCGGCACGAGGAGATCAAGGCCATCGGTTTCGAGCTGGCCGAAACATATGGAGTTTCCTTTCTTTACCGGGACTTCCGGCGAGGATGGAAGGAGGGGATCGACGAGTCGAAGGCCCTCAATATGTACCGCCAGCCCTATTGCGGCTGTATCATGAGCGAGTACGAGCGTTACGGAGGAAAATAGGCCGATGCAGGGTATGGGGAAAATGCTGGTCCTGGCGGGCATCGTGCTCGTGGTGGTGGGTCTCGCCTTCATGTTCGGCGATAAGATCCCCTTTCTCGGGAAACTGCCGGGCGATATTTACGTGAAGAAGGAGCGGTTC is a genomic window of Syntrophorhabdaceae bacterium containing:
- a CDS encoding epoxyqueuosine reductase QueH, translating into MRVGNKVLLHICCAPCSIYVLRELRAEGREVSGYFFNPNIHPYTEFLKRLVTLENYAKICLLPLTVDREYDLEGFLTGALPLGKDRCLFCYRMRLARVFMKASEAGMDAVSTTLLYSKHQRHEEIKAIGFELAETYGVSFLYRDFRRGWKEGIDESKALNMYRQPYCGCIMSEYERYGGK
- a CDS encoding DUF2905 domain-containing protein, yielding MQGMGKMLVLAGIVLVVVGLAFMFGDKIPFLGKLPGDIYVKKERFSFYFPLTTSIIISIILTILFSIFRK